TGAACCCCCAGATCTGTGATTGTGCTGAATCTGCCCTGGATGCCCTTCCCCAGTAGCAGCTGCCGAAGCTCAGTTTCATCAACAATTCAGTGGAAGACCAGGGACATTATTTACAAGAGTCTATGAACATTGTCTTACTCAGTGTTCACAACAGTGGGATAATTGCTATTACTGTTCCCAAGGCGGGAGATGAATGCCGGGAAGGTCAGGTGACTTCCCACCACTCaattgcagagctgggatttgaattttgttttctctgcctgCAAATACGCTTTTCGAGTGTGCTGCCTCCAGTGTGTGCCTGATGATAATCTGATTTCACAACAAATCTTCACAGTCTGATGAATAGGAAGGGGAGTATGGGACAGAGTAAGTTTATCCTTGTCTCTGTTTATTGTGGAGAGAGACTTACCCAGGACTAAGACCTCACCCACCATTTCTACTGCTGCCACCCTCAGTGTGGGTACAGTGTAAGAAACCCCACTTCTGTGGTTAAAAATGAGCGTGTGATGTGTTAATCTGGGGGGAAGGGGCCACAGCATTTTACCCTCAACTACAGAGGATGTGGAATATCACAGAGGTCGAGAGTATAGACTCTGAAGCCAAGCTGTCTGAGTTCACATCCTCACTTTACTGCGTACAGCCGTGTGACCGGGGGCACATTACCTGCCCGTACCTCGGTCTCCTCGTCTGTGAAATGGTGACTGTGGCAGAGCATACCTCATAGgaatgttgtaaggattaaaggagCCAACAAGTGTAGAGCACTTAGAACACGTGGCACATAACAAGTGCCATGTAAGTGTTTGCTATTTTTATCATAATTATCATCTATGGGGAGATTGGAAGGAAGAGATGTGGGGGAATTCCATTGTCTGTAGTACATATTtctgagttgttttgttttttatttaagcGAGTATATGGATTTTATAAATCcataaaaagtttataaaaactttttacaatcaaaaatagaagaaaaaaaagaagcagaaatataTTCACACAATTTGCCTAGGGCCCTTTCATTACCCTGCCAACAGTCTGAATGATAAGGTTATACTGTGTCTAATGTGGAACTCAAACAGGCTAGATTCTTGGCCAGGGaatttttttcaaacagaaaattcTCTTCCAATAAAAAGGTTCACAGAAGAAACGTTGCTGCCCTCAAGTTGTAACCCACATCTCTCTCTTCATTTGCAGCTTTCTAAGACGTCTTCTGACTTAAGTAAAATGGCTACTATATATCTGGTAGATGTGGACCAAACCCCAGTTTATACACACTATTTTGACATCAGTTATATTCCATCTACTGTGTTTTTCTTCAATGGGCAGCATATGAAAGTGGATTATGGGTAAGTTATATTGACATGAAGTTTTTATCGTCTTAAAAGTTTCTTCCATCCAGGCAGTTTCAGTAGCTCACCTATTTGCATGTGATGGGGGCTTTGTGAGTCTTATGCTGGAACTGTTTCCTGAGTTGATGCACTCTCTAATTTTTTTATGTGGAACTTTGGTGcaaaatgagagtgtttccagtATGAGTGGTGAATTTTAACTTACTGTGAGAGAATAGCACAGTTTGTGAAGCACTCACCTCTTTCACTGTAGAAATACAGAacagcttttttaaaagtttcccaggaattttatttaaaacaaagtagGTCATTTGTTCTTAACCTTTTGAAGTCATAGGCTGCATCTATAAAAGAAGTAATCCTTCAGCAAATTAAGACATGCTTTTTTCTTGCCAAGtttcctgtcttctttcactcagaGAATTTTGAAGTCATTCTTCAACAAAGTCTGTCAAGAATAAGtaacatgagggacttccctggaggtccagtggttaaggcttcgcCTTCCAGCACAgcgggtgcaggttcgatccctggtcagggagctaagatcccacatgcctcggggccaaaaaaccaaaacgtaaaagAGAAGCGattttgtaacaaattcagtaaagactttaaaaatggtccacatcaaaaaaaaaaatcttaaaaaaaaaaagaataagtaacaTGAAATCTTTAATGCCTTCCCCTGCATCCAGTTGTGATCCCAATACTTACTCATTTTGAATGTATCCGTAATAATCCTATCATTTCTTACTGTGGTCAAGGAGTCCACTTGTCTAGATCTGTGTGCCTGCTTTGTCATCATTTATTTGAAAGTGTATTAAATATAACctgttttaagtgttttatagCTATTTATTCTCCTAGAATACAGTTGATATATGTATTAGTTTGGTGAATACTTTCAGAGGGTGATTTATGATACTACTTACCACCATAAAACGTATAcaattttttgggcttccctggtggcacagtggttgagagtccacctgccaacgcaggggacacgggttcgtgccccggtccgggaagatcccacatgccgtggagcggctgggcccgtgagccatggccgctgggcctgcgcatccggagcctgtgctccgcaaagggagaggccacaacagtgagaggcctgcgtaccgcaaaaaaaaaaaaaaaaaaaaaaaaaaaaaaaaaaaaaggtatacaaTTTTTAACCCAGCAATTgcatttccaggaatttatctgaaggaaaataGTCATGAAAGTGGTCAAAATTGGCTACGTGGATGTTCATTCATCCGACCATTATTAAGAAGACAGAATACTTAGAAAGAAGCTAGATGTCCACAGAAGGATACTAGAACTTAATTTAATATGGTATGGGAGATGCATGTTTAATGGCTTTGAaagaaatatatgtttgttgaaaAAAGCACCTTACAAGATAGTTTACATGATATAATTCCCATGactgtgaaaaaaagaaatgcacacacacacacacacacacacgcttgaAAGGGTATATACCAAAATGTGGCCTctagcctcattttttttttcctaaactgtTTCTACAGTAAACATACTTGAtacttgaaaagtaaaaaaaaaaaaaaaaaaaaaaaaaaaaggtaatattgCACCTGTCACTCAGAAGTATAAGTGACTAGAACTCAGAGACAACGACAAGTTAATGGACTTTGCACAGTGTCTagtcaacaacagcaacaacaaactaagcccatgctAACCCCAGGGAATACTACTTGACGTTGAGTTGAGAAGTGATTAAATAGGTTTTGAAGCAGAAGCTTTGCACCTGGTAGGGCTTACATGAGCTCCCAGCGGCCCACAGCACTGGTTTTAGTCGTGTATCAAATGGGCCCTGTAATCGCAAAGGGAAAATCAGTGTCAGGCTTTGTGTCTAAAGGCTCCCTGATCAGAAGAAAATAACAGAGCtgctgtttattttgtttatcctGAAGGTCTGACAAGTAATTATGAAAAGTTTTGAGCGAGATTGTTTCTCTCCTATGCTATTTAGGTCTCCAGATCACACTAAGTTCGTGGGAAGTTTCAAAACCAAACAAGACTTCATAGATTTGATTGAAGTAATTTATCGAGGCGCAATGAGGGGAAAACTTATTGTTCAAAGTCCTATTGATCCCAAGAATATTCCCAAATATGACCTCCTCTATCAAGACATTTAGCACTTGCACTACTGTCAAAGTTGAAGAGACAGGCCCATCGTGAAACAATGCCTGACTCCAGCTGTGCTGTCTTTCTGGGGTCTTTCGGAAATGTGGTCAGCGTCCCGGCAGAGAAGAGGTTTAACGTGTATAGAAAATACCGGCCCCCAAGTAGAAGACCACACTGGTGCTGTGACAATCGGGAATGCCCAAGTGTCTCCTCCCTGCAGACCTCAGAGCAGTCAAGTCAGCCGTGGTCAGTTTCCCCAGCGTGGTTATTGTAATTTCTCTTTATATTAtagctttctttattctttaaaataataacagaatcCTTCTAAACCTTGGCTAGTACAATTTGATTTAACTGTGTTTATTTGGTACACAAGTAAAATAGAAAGTCAATTCCCATAAGAGCAAAAATACTTCTTTTCGACCGTGTGTGTACACACCCACCCCTTCATCTTCCTCAGCCTCGCCACTCCTCCACTCGTGTATTTATCTCGTGCTCACCTGTTATCCCAGTTCTTTTGGAATAAATCATTCTTTACTAAGAGCAGACACGTTTGTTTTATCTTCTAGCTTTTCTGGCTCAGACTTTTAAAGGTATCCTGGCTTGCTGATTTTATCAGCTTTTCTATTATTAAATTGCCCAAGAAGTGAGAACTTGAACCTTTACCGTCCAGCACCCAATTTGAACTAAACAAAGAATTAACTACCCTTAGTAGGTAGGAGCTGATCTCTCCCAGAGCTCCATC
Above is a genomic segment from Kogia breviceps isolate mKogBre1 chromosome 18, mKogBre1 haplotype 1, whole genome shotgun sequence containing:
- the TXNL4B gene encoding thioredoxin-like protein 4B; this encodes MSFLLPKLSSKKEVDQAIKSTAEKVLVLRFGRDEDPVCLQLDDILSKTSSDLSKMATIYLVDVDQTPVYTHYFDISYIPSTVFFFNGQHMKVDYGSPDHTKFVGSFKTKQDFIDLIEVIYRGAMRGKLIVQSPIDPKNIPKYDLLYQDI